From Halanaeroarchaeum sulfurireducens, a single genomic window includes:
- a CDS encoding DUF6432 family protein, whose protein sequence is MSIRRELRQRDDVEVTILDALADRREEGMTVFELRSHVDVDIDELERGLANLKSDGLVDAESNGHRTVILVDDRAIPDEPVTEDASILDAILERLGL, encoded by the coding sequence ATGAGTATTCGCCGGGAGTTACGCCAGCGCGACGACGTCGAGGTCACGATACTCGACGCGCTGGCCGACCGGCGCGAGGAGGGAATGACGGTCTTCGAGTTGCGCTCGCACGTCGACGTTGACATCGACGAATTGGAACGGGGGCTCGCGAACCTGAAATCGGACGGCCTCGTCGACGCCGAGTCGAACGGTCACCGGACGGTCATCCTCGTGGACGACCGGGCGATCCCGGACGAACCGGTGACGGAGGACGCATCGATCCTCGATGCGATTCTCGAGCGACTCGGACTGTGA